A stretch of DNA from Manis pentadactyla isolate mManPen7 chromosome 19, mManPen7.hap1, whole genome shotgun sequence:
CTTGTTCCAAGGCCCCACGGGCTGGCTAGCACTGACCGCTCCTGATGTGGCCTCTCTCTGCTCCTCCAGCTATGATGGGTTCCCAGAGCTACGGGCTGAGCTGTTTGAGTCTCCCCGAGAGCAGCCTGgggctctgcctgtgccaggccccTCCCGTAGTGCCCCCAGCAGTCCTGCCCCTCGCCGTACCCAACAGGTAACCGGCAGGTGGGCCCCAGAGGCACCTGGCTCAGGCTGAGGGCTGCTGCTTCTGTGAAGTGGGTGTATAGTACCTCCCCCATACAGTTGGAAGGAAGTTTAAATATGCCCGACACACAAGACATTAGCAATTGTTCCCACTGTCACCACCATGGTCTTCATCTTCTGAGTGCTCTGGGAAGCCAGTGGCTTGCTGCCTCTCCCAGGGCACCTACCCACACTCAAGGGCTACATGTTTCCGCCTGGGCTTCAAGGCTGAAGCCTGCAGGCTGCGTGTGCAGCAGGGGGTGGAGCACAGGCCCTTCCTCGGGGAGGGTACCGCTGCCCATGCCTTTTAAGACCGGCCCTTCCCTGCTATTGTGTCCCCTGCCCCTCCAAGGAGATGAAGGTTGCACAGCGGATGGCGCAGAAGTCAGCAGCTGTGCCTGAGCTGTGGGCCCAGTGCCTGCTGGGGCACTGCTACGGGCTCTGGTTCCTGTGTCTGCCTGCCTACGTGCGGTCTGCATCTTCCCGGGTGCGGGCACTGCACACAGCCTACCATGTGCTGCGCCAGATGGAGAGCCGCAAGGTGGTGCTGCCTGATGAGGTGGGCACCCATGCCAGTTCCAGGAGGCCTGAGAGGGACACTTGGTGGAGATGGGGGAAGGCAGATGGGGAGCACAAGACAAGCCCTGGAGCTGGGCAGGTGCTCTGTGACATTCACTAAAGGAAATGTTTGTAGTATGGCAGTGGAGACTGGAGGGTGGTGGGGTCCCCAGGAAGGGTGAGTGGCTCTGCAGCAGCCTCAGGAACTGCCAGGGGCCAGTGAAGCCTGTGAGAATTGGGGAGGCTGGACAAGGGTGCTTGCTGAGACTTGAGGACTTGGGCCGGGAGTGAGTCCCCTCTCATCCTGCACCTCTCCTGGCTCAGGTGTGCTACCGCGTGCTGATGCAGCTCTGCTCACATTACGGGCAGCCTGTGCTATCTGTGCGGGTCATGCTGGAGATGCGGCGGGCGGGCATCGTGCCCAACACCATCACCTATGGCTACTACAACAAGGTGCCTGATTTGGGGTGGGGCCAGGAGGCAGCCTGTGTGTGTGGGAAGGGCACTGCTCGCTGACACCTGCTGCTCTCCCCTCTCCATGGAGATGGGGTCTGTATACACCATGTCATTCACTGTGCTTCTCTAGCGCCTTAGCACCTATAGAAAATTTTCTCATATTTGGCTGCTTTGATTCTCACAGCAGCCCTGACAAGGAGGTGGGGCAAGTACTGCTACCTGCCAACAATCGCCGGTCACGTTAGCCAaaagccaggcactgttccaaatACATTACACATTTTAGAGCATTTATCTTCTCTCCAGCCCCGTGGGGTGGAAGGATTACCATCCCTGCCTTCCAGGTGAagtggtgaggatgcagagagtcAGTAACTTGTCTAAGGTTGCGTAGTAAGTTAGGGAGTTAGGAGCACAGGCATAGGGATGTGAATCAGGCCCTTAACCATAATACTAAACTGCCTCATATTTTTTAGATGAGCAAACTAATGACCAAAAAAGTGAAATGACTTCTTCAAAGCCACATAGTTTATAAGTAGCAGAGTCTGGATACAAACTGTCTCCACTGCTTCTGGCTTCCTCAGACCCCATAGAGGTAGTTGCTGACAGCTGCTGCTTTGGGGCTCTTGTTCCTGGCTAAGTCGTTGGCAGGACATCGGGGCGGGGGAACGGTGGTCCCTGGGGCTCCAGGACAGGCAGTGGGTGTCAGGCTGTGGTCAGGGGGTGGAAGGAGGCCATCTTGATGGGCACTATGCTTGGCAGGCTGTGCTAGAAAGCAAGTGGCCATCTGGTACACCCGGGGGACGCCTGCGCTGGACCAAGCTGCGGAACGTTGTCCTGGGGGCTGCTCAGTTCCGCCAGCCCTTGAGAGAACGGCGGCAACAGCAGCAGCAGGTGGCCCGAGAGGCAGGCAGCTCCCAGACaggtgggtggggatgggtggCGTGGGCTTGGGGATGGAGTCACCAGGTGCAGGCAGGGAGGCGTGGGGAGCTGGGGGGACCTAGTAGTTGGCATTGTTCTGGGGGTGGATAAACCACACTTGGCTGGTAACCAAAGAGATGAAGTCCTACTAGGAGGAAGCCTGCAAACGCAGGGCTAGGCAAAGAGCTCGTCTTGGAGAAGGGGGCTGGGCTTCCAGCTGGCTGCCTTTCAGCCCCCTCCCTGCCTTTTACAGAGCCCTCTCTGGAGCGCCCTTCCCCTTCCCGCCCCCTTCAGCGCCAGACGACTTGGGCTGGGCGAAGCCTGCGGGACCCAGCCTCACCCATGGGGCGCCTGGTGAAGAGCGGCAGCCTGGGCAGTGCCCGGGGAGCACAGCCCACTGTGGAGGCCGGCGTGGCCCACAGTGAGTGCGCCCCCCAAACCCCCAGCTTTCATAACCACCTGCCAGAGAGAGGGGAAACTAGGGCTGGGGTGGCCGCTGGTCCTCTGTGGTGGGCGCCCTAGACTCTGAGGGAATCTCACCCAGAACGCTGTCATGGGAGGGGTTGTGGTACCAGAGTCTGCGCGGCCAGGATTGTGGTTGCTCGGTTCCTGGAGGAGGGGCTAGGCCCCACCTTCCCCCATGTTCTTTGCCTGCAGTGATAGAGGCCTTGGGGGTGCTGGAGCTGCGGGGATCCCCCGTGCCCTGGCGTGatggaagcctctcagacttgAGCCTGATGGGGGAGGAGCCGGCACCTGAAGGCAGCCCGGGGGACTCGGGCTCAGCCCTGAGTACCCAGTCCACTGAAACGCTGGAAGGGCTAAGTGGGCGGGTGCCCAAGGCTGGTGGGCATCAGGATGAGGTCAGCACCCCCCGACGAGGGCTGGGTGCCCGCCTCCAACAGCTGCTCACTCCTTCCCGTCGCTCCCCTGCCTCTCGTGTTCCCCAAACCGAGCTGCCCTCCGAGCTGCCTCACCCGGCCCACCGCAGCCCCATGGACAGCCTTCTGCGCCCCCGCGAGCGCCCTGGATCCACGGCCTCGGAGGTAGCCAGCAAGGGAAGGGGACAGTCATTCTAGCACCAGGAAGCTGGCGAGGGGCTGCTAGCAGGGAGAGGGCCTGCGGGGCGGCTGAAGCTAGCATCCTGGGAAAGAGCGCACGGTTGGCTGACCATGCTTTCTCATGTAATGGCAGAGCTCAGCCTCTCTGGGCAGTGAGTGGGACCTCTCAGAATCTTCTCTCAGTAGCCTGAGCCTTCGCCGTTCCTCAGAGCGCCTCACTGACACCCCTGGATCCTTCCTGCCGCCTTCCCTAGAAGTGAGGATAACCCCACGCACACATGTGcttgaacacacacacatcctccaCACCCATTCACTGTCCCAGGGGggtgctggggaggaggggggagggctTAGGAAGGCGCCCGCAGGCCTGGCAGGGCCCACCTCTCAGGCCTTCTTGCCTACAGATTCTGCTGTCTAGCTGCTCCCTGTGCCGTGCCTGTGACTCGCTGGTGTATGATGAGGAGATCATGGCTGGCTGGGCACCTGATGACTCCAACCTCAACACAACCTGCCCCTTCTGCGCCTGCCCTTTTGTGCCCCTGCTCAGTGTCCAGACCCTTGATTCCCGACCCAGGTGCCCCAAAATGGGCCAAGTGCTGTGGGTGGGACAGGGAAGTGGAGGTCCGAGGGTTGACCCTTCCTGCTGTCCCCCTACAGCATCCCCAGCCCCAAGCCTGCCTTTGCTGATGCCAGTCGCAGCAGAGATGCTCCTGTCCCTGGGGGCCCAGGCCCTGTACTCAGTGACCGCAGGCTCTGCCTTGCTTTGGAAGAGCCCCAGCTCTGCAATGGGCACATGGGGGTAAGGGCTGGGACAAAAAGGGCATGAAGAATAATGTGGGGGATGTTGTGCTACCCTGTGGTGGGGGCCCCCAGTGGTGCTGGGGAGATGGGCACCGAGAGGGCCAGGGGCATCCCAGAAGCTCAGGGGAAGCATGGCTCTGAGGATGGGGCCATGGTACATGCCCTCCACTGCCCTCCCCCTTTGTGCCTCACAGGGTGCCTCCCGGCAGGTTGAGGGTGGGGCGTGGGCATACCTGAGCCCCCTGGTGCTACGTAAGGAGCTGGAGTCGCTGGTAGAGAACGAGGGCAGTGAGGTGCTGGCGTTGCCTGAACTGCCTGCTGCCCACCCCATCATCTTCTGGAATCTACTTTGGTATTTCCAGCGGCTGCGCCTGCCCAGTATTCTGCCATGCCTGGTGCTGGCCTCCTGCAATGGGCCCCCACCCCCCCAGGTCAGTGTCCTCATGTGGTCTCTGCTTCCTGAGTGTGTCCCTTCTcatctcctctctctgtctctcaggcCTGTGTCCTTGACCCTGCAGAGagagcacaggctttggagtcaggggTACACGGAGTGACTCCTGGCCTTTCACCTCCCTACTCTGagcctcctctgtaaaatggcatGAGTGCtcacctcacagggctgttgcTAGACCTGGTACCTAGACAAGGAGTCATTaatgtttgtcttttcattccatCAGTATTTATTCAGCACCTTTTAGGTTCAAAGCACTGTTTTTAGGAGCTAGGAACGTGGCATATTACGAAACAAAGTCCTTGCTCTCAAAGAGGTTGCAGTCTCATGGAGGATGAGAGTTCCTTCTGCTCTTCTCTTTGGCTATATCCTCCACCTTCTGGAACATCTCCTGACAATTTCCTGCGCCCTGCCTCCCGTTCCATGAGCTTGTCTCCTCTGTCTTGCCTCCTGCAGACCCCATCTCCTTGGCTAACACCTGATCCAGCATCTGTGCAGgtgcggctgctgtgggatgTCCTGACCCCCGACCCCAACAGCTGCCCACCTCTCTATGTGCTCTGGAGGGTCCACAGTGAGTCTGGCatttggccttgggtgggaagggGTGGGCCCCCTGCCCAGAGGGCTCAATAATCCTAGCTACCTTCCTTTCTCCTACCCAGGCCAGATTCCCCAGCGAGTGGTATGGCCAGGCCCAGTACCTGCATCCCTTAGCCTGGCGTTGCTGGAGTCGGTGCTTCGCCATGTAGGTCTCAACGAGGTGCACAAGGCTGTAGGGCTCCTGCTGGAAACTCTGGGGCCCCCTCCCTCTGGCCTGCACCTACAGAGGTACAGTGTTCCCATCTGGGAGGTCTGTGGCTTGGCCTAGACTCTGCACTCCCTCACTCATGCCCTTCTGTCTCCACTCCAGGGGCATCTACCGGGAGATCTTATTCCTGACAATGGCTGCTCTGGGCAGGGACCACGTGGACATAGGTGAGGGAGCAGGCAGAAGGCTGAGGAGTTTAGGGATCTGAGCCCAGGTGTGCAGGGTTGGAATCCTAATATACTGACCTACCTCCACCCTCTTTCCCAGTGGCCTTCGACAAGAAGTACAAGTCGGCTTTTAACAAGCTGGCCAGCAGCATGGGCAAGGAAGAACTGAGGCAGCGGCGGGCACAGATGCCCACCCCAAAGGCCATTGATTGCCGGAAATGTTTTGGAGAACCACTGGAATGCTAGAAACCCTTAGCTTCCCTCTCTAGCCTGAGGTGGGGAGGTGAGGGAGAAAGGATTTTACCAATAACCTGCTTCCCTGTTCCTTTCAGAGAGAGCTTGAGCACAGGCCGCGAGGCATGCTCAGCCACAGGCTCCAAGTCGGGGCCGGAAGAGGGGCCTGCTGGTACCAAATGTCTCACATCCCCTCTCTCCAACCTGCCCACTCTGCTCCTGCTGTTGGAGGAGGCCTGGAGGAGTTGGCACAGCTCTGTTCCTCCCCATCCCATATCAGACGCTCCCCTCCAGGGTACCCACAGATCTGCACTGCCCTGGTCATTTtataagtttttgttttaaaaaacaactggAAAGACACAGAGCTACTGAACCTTTGCcctgaaagggagggagagatgtCAGTCCCCACCGAAGATGGTCCCTTTTCCCTGGAATTGCTGAAGGAGCTCAAGGCTCTCCATGCTTTTCCACCTTAGTGTTTGTATTTCATTATGTTATTTATTCTGGAGCCACAGCCCCCTTGCTTATGAGGTTCTTATGGACggtgagaaagagaagggaaatggGGCACTGAGGTCCAGTGGTTTGTAGCTTCTTAAAAGTGAGGAGATGTCCACTCCACCTTGGGGAATGCCTCACCCAGCCAGGGCTCTGACTGTGCAATACAGATTGCTCTTTGCAAATTTTTGTTGGATGTAAATATAATAAACGctgcttctgtctttttctttctgcctcctGGTCCCTGGGTCCGGGATAGTGGGGGAGGGGtacttctctctcccctccctgttGCACATCCTTCTTTCCCCTGTCCCATCCCTTGCAGCCTTCAGGCACACCCTGCTTTCCCTGACCAGGTCTGCTACTGGTCTCTTGGGGCACAGGGAGTTCTCGGAGCAGGAGAGGGGTGAATCTGGTGCTGGCTATGGTGGTGCCAGTCTGTGTGGCACTTCCGGCCCTCCCGCACAATCACCCCCTTGTCCCTCATCTGTACCCCACACAAAGGCTCCATTCTCTGGGGGCCCtgagctcatctctgccttcttTCCTCTCCTCCAGCGTCCCCCTCCTAACTTCTCCAGTACCTCCACAGGGATGACAACCCTCTCCCCAGTAGTTGGTGTTGGCAGCCCTCATGTGTCCTGGGAGCCCTGGCATTCATCCTAGGCCTCCTTAGTTGTTCTAGTTGCAGGCAGTATCTTCATTCAGGGTCTCCACCTAGGGATAGCCCCAGGAAAATAGGAGCAGGGATTAAGGGGCTCACTGTATGTTGGGCATAGGGGAGACAGGAATCATTTTTCTAATCCCTTTGGCCCACTTGACgttctccctttctttccttttcctgaatAATGAAATAAACACAGGAAACAACAGAGCTGCAAAACCAATTACTAAAGGGAATTAACCAACAAAACAAATGCCTTGGGGAAGGAGAGCAGGAGTGTCAATGGAGGAAGTAACTTACCTGAGCCTTCAGTGCAAATTCCTGGGGGTGGAGGTGAGTGGTTGAAGAGAAAAGTACTACTTCTGAATTCTGGGACTTTCAAGCCACAGGACCATCCTGTTTAAGCATGGTAGGATGCTTTTCCAGGGTCCTAAACTACAGGTGGGAAACAGAGGCTTAGGAAGTGCCATCTGTTTTGCCAGGGACTAGGAGATGCCTTTTTCAGAGGGGAAGCCTTATGTCATCTCAGGTTCTGATTGGACCTCACACCACAGAATCAATCTCTCCCTGTGTCATCTCCAGGGACCTCTGGAAGAGAACAACTGCCTTCCTGAAATCATGTTTCTGTTGAGGAAAATCTGCCCAGCAATATGCTAAACTGTCTGGCATTATAGAGGGCATTTTAGGGCTCACTCCCTACCCTAATAAAGCATACCATCTTACTGGTCTGGAGGGCCCCTTGGTTCACAAACAGTAAAGATAATCACCCCGGCCTCTCAGCTTATGCTTCTTATCTTGGGGCTTTCTTCTAGAGTTCTACGCTCAGATGGGTAGAACTATGGAATTCTTGAACCATGAGAATATTTGGGAATTCCAAACAGCAGAGTACTCACCAATGGAATACGACATCTGTCTGTCTTATAGCCTAGGGAGCTGTAGGAGGGAGAAGGATCTGCCCAAATTACCTGACCCAATCTATCTTCCCAGACTTTAGAGTGCATATGCTCAAGTATGACAAATTTTAGTTAAATCTTGCCTCTAATTTTATTATACCAGACAAGTTACTGCTGTGCCTCAATGTTCCCTCATCTAAAAATTGAAGAGGTTATTTAAAGATTAATTGAATAATCCATAGAAAGTGCTAagcatgctcaataaatgtcagcttcaaaaagaaaatgaacaaacaggTATAGCCTGCATAGGGTAAAGATCATGGCCACTACAACACTGGCCTCACTTACTTGTCTTCCTTGGAGCTTGAGCCTCCAGACTGAAAGGCCACCTGTACAGCATGATTTTAATTCGTTTAAATTCTCAGGCCTCACTAGTTTCTTCCTTGGGCTGGTATCTTCCACCACTGTATTTCTCGTGTCTCCTTGACAGCTGGTGAAGAATGGCCcttcaggcagcagagaaggtgtTGAACTGATAATGGACAAAGCAGCAGGTTAGGGATAGACTGTACCTTCCATGAAGGGAGTGACTTTGTCTCATTTACTGCTATATCCCCAGCACATAGAAGAGTGCCTTATAATGTAATAGGTCCTCTATTATGTGTGCTAAGCAAATGAGtcaatgaaaacattaaaacgAGGGGGTTAGCAGAGAAATACTTTCCAGTGCACTACATATTAGGTACTACAGGTAGCATACCAACAGAAGCTGAATTTAGACTAAGGGTGAAATTGTTGGAAAAGCAAGGAAAACTCTAATAGTTAATGTTTAATCAAGTACTTACTACATTGTTGGCACTGTCCTGAACATTTTAAATGTGCTATTTTATGATCCTCACAATTGCCCTGTGAGTTAGGTACTCTTAccagttattcccattttataggtatgGAAACAAGGGCctagaggttaagtaacttgctcccAAAGCACACGCCTGGTAAGGGGAAGAGCCAAGATCCAAActcaggcagtctgactccagagactCTGCTCTTTACCTGGACATTATAACAGAATGGAACAGAAGATTTTTTACCCACTTAAAATAAGAATTGGGGCATGcttctgcgtgtgtgtgtgtgtgttcagggtCTACCCATCTATTTATGTGGCCCACGTCCTTCATTAGGTTCATTTCCATTGCACAGCAAAACTTCTAAATGATTTGAAAAACACATTATAGTGCTTCTGGAAGCAGTATTTCTGagtctgcttagtaattagctgtttaGCCTTTGCAAGTTCCTTAAACTCTCTAGTCTATTTCTTGACCTACCAGGGTTCAgattgcagctctgccacttaccatgTGTaactgggcaagtcacttgatctgtacctgtttcctcatctgtaaaatggtgataacaaTACCTATCCCACGGAgttatgagaaataaaataatacacgTAAAGCTCTTACAAGAAAAAGATAAAGCATGTATGTCACGGTGCCTTGTACAGTCTCTCCGAAAATGTTATTATTCCCTCAACACACGGACTCTTGTGATACTCGGTCCCTATCCTCAAGGTGCTCAAGAACAGTACTTGTAAATGCTCGAGAAACCACTAAGAGAGTAGGTGGGCCTACCTGCCTCTGGAGGTAGGGTGGCTAAGCAAGAGTTAGGCCTTGAGTTGATAAAGTGATGTGGGTCGGGTGGGAGGCTGCTTCCCTCACTGTGAACCTAACCAGAACAGGAGATCTTGAGAGAAGGACCTGCTGGGGCTCTGCACAAGTAATTTCTCAGAAGTTTGACTAGCTGCCTGCTTTCTACTGCCGTGGTTTAGTCATGACAGGTCCGCGCTGAGGTACAAAAATCAGGCAGCTCAAGGCCTTTGGCAGACGgagacaggccacgcccagatAGACAGTAAGGCCCGAGCGCCTAAAGCTACTTTTATAGTGAAATTTCTGGATTCTGTCACGATGAACCACTACCCAAAGCAGAGCCCAGCGCCGTTCGCCAGTCTCCATCTTTAGAATTGGAAGAATGAGAACTGGCCAAATGGGAATCTCGGTTTTGGGACATTGGGGTACGGCGGCTGCCTGGGGACCTAAACGTCTCTAAGGTAAAGTTGCAGCCTGAAGCAATTTTTTGACCCCCGACACTTAATGGGCTGCCAAAGACCCGGATGTGTCTGGGACTGGCCGAGGTACCCATTAACGCGCCCCCGCTAGACCATCCCCCTCCTCTGTTTAGGACTGGGTTTTAACTACGCCAATCATCACTTCTCCAGCCACTCAGTCCTCAAGGGTGGGGTGTAGTCCCGGCATCCCGTCTCCTATTGGTATGGCCAAGAAGAAGAGGGCGGGGAGGCCGGCTTAGGTCGCCCAATGGGCGTCGTGGCGTGTGGGAAAGGCGGAGCCGAGGCGCTTGGCAGCTGCCCAATCAGCGTCCTTGTTTGTGTGGTGCCGCCGCCGCCggtgcagccgccgccgccgccgccgctgcccccGTCTGTACCGCAGTGTCTGCTCCGCCCGCCCGCCCCGGTCCGgcccgccccctcccccactcccgccCCCAGTCCCGTCAGCGGGGTCCGGAACCACTGTGCCGTCGCCTCTTCCTTTTTTGACGCCTCCGCCGCCGCCTGAGGAGGCAAGCTAGCCGGGAGTTACACCGCCACCGCCAGGTGAGGAGCTTTGGCCTAGGCCAGCCtggccgcccgcccgcccgggGGCGGTGAGGagcgaggaagggagggaggctgggaggaggcGGTGGTGGCGGAGATGGGGGAAGGGAAAGGTGGAGGGGCGGGGGGAGGGGAAGCGCCCGCGAGCCGACGCCCGCCCGCGCGCCCCCGCCTTGcgtccccctccccccaccccggcACCGCGCGCCCCCGCCTCGCGCTCCCCCTTCACCTCATCCCCTCCCCGCGCTCCGCGCGCGCGTCCCGGTCTTTCACTTCGGCCTCGCGCGCCCCCAGCTCGTGTCCCttcatttcttctccttttactctttctctcctccctcgCGCCCCGTTTCCCCCGCCATCCCCGCTTTCACTCACTGCCTCCTGCCCGCCATGctcccctcctttcctctctaGCGCCCCCCCCACTTTTCACTCTCTCCACCCCCAGTGGTGCCCTCAGGGTGCGGGGGCCGCTCCCAGCTCTCGGTCTAGTATTTGCTGGCGGTTGGGACAAATAGAGGATCTTTAAAGGTGAAGGAAGCGCGGGATAATTATCTTTATTTGGGTAAGGGGATCAGGAGCTCAGAACCTTACCCCTTTATTTCGTCGTTCACCGTTCCGTCGCCCTCCCGTAGGAAGGGAATTGTCTCAGCCCGTGTGAGTACTTCTACAGCGATTAAAGCACCCCTTTCCTCAGCTGGGCTTTTGGGACACACTGGGTCTCTATCCCAGTCAGTGCCTGAGGGTCGATGGAGCTAGAACTTACCCTTCCCTAACCAAAGCGGGACTTAGAGTACTTTTTGCCTTCCGGCTTTCAATTACACTGAGGAGCTAATCAATCACTCCTGGGAGTTCAGAGGTTTGGGTATCATCATTCGCCGGCCCGGGACAGCGTTCCCCCTTCACAAAGGTATAGTAGCCTCTGGGCTCTGCCCCAGCATCAACTTTCCTCCAAACACAGAATGTTAGATCGTAGGGCTGACACAGAGGTAGAAACGGACGCATTGACGGTGGGTGGGTGGCATGTGGATGCCAACCGAGCTATCATCAGCCTTTTCGTCTGCTGTCATCTCGAGAATCAGGTAGCCTTCCTAGgatcagttttctcatttctgataaatGATTATTTGGAgggcttttgtgtgtgtgagagagagctgGGAGATACTTGTTTCAGCAAAGGAAAAGAGCAGTGCTTCCAGGCCATACAGCATCAGAGAGGTTTGAATCCACAGCTGGATGTAAAAGCAGGTTTACAGTTGCTCTGTTGGAGAAGAGCTGATGTTCTGgagtttttgaaacatttttcgTTCTAAACGTTTATTTTTTGAATAGACAGTGCTTACATGTGATGTAAAGTGAAAAGAATTTCCCCTCACCTCTGTCCTCCAGCCATCCAGTCCCTCTCCCGGTGCAGATGACTTCTGATTGTTTACTGGCAGCAGCACAGTATCTGTATATTGGTTGTCTGTATGCTGAGGATTAACCTATTTGGGAGTTTGGTGATAACTTTATTGCTCTTTCTTTGATACACTGACCTAAAAACTTCCTTGAAGTCTGATGACCACTTGGATTCATATTTTTGGTGCTAGAGCAGTCTTGATACAGTATTGTTCTAGAGTAGCATTTCTTTTGGTACTTGGTTGGGAAGGAGGCTACTCTGGAGCTGCTAAAGGGCTTGGTATACTTGAGGGAAGGCCCACACCTGTTGGGAATAGTGCTTTATTTGTGACTAATATCTAGTCTTTGTTTTGGGATGGGCCAGGTCAAGAAGTCTTCCTTGGGCTTTTTAAGTGGAGAGGTTGTATGAATCATGAACTAAGGGGAGTACTGATTTGGTAGTGCTTTCTGCCATTTTTAGAAGAATATAGTTTTTAGTCTAGTGGCAGTGATAGTCATCATAGTAAGGAAAGAAGCAGGTAAGTATTAATCAGGAATCAGAAGGCAGGACCTGTAGCCTGAGTGACCTAGTTTGAGAAGAGGTGAGGCTTATGCACTTTTGTCCTGCCTTTTCCTTACTTGAGAACACTTTCGATGAGGTGAGAGTGATttgtagttgacaacagcatccATCTTTATGACACTGTGGTTTGTCTCTTCTGACTGTGTGATGTGATGTCTGTTAACTTCCTGTTTAGAGGCATTTCGAATAGGGTCTGAATAGAGGATGCCGTTCAAGTACTAATCTAGGAAGGTTAACCAGGTTCCCTGATCACCCTTCAAATCTAAGTTCGGGCAGTAACTTTTACTGCTGTGTTTAGCATACGGCCACAGGGTGATGGGGGAGATGTGAGAAATTTGTTCGGAACCTCATAGACTTAAAGTTCATTCAAAAGTTTGTGTGCTGCTTGCCTCCCTTTTTTTGGGCAAATGTCTCCCATGACCACcaccccttttttaaaaaactggttgGCCCTGGCCAGAATTCCAGGTTAGCTTTTGGTTTGAGAGTAACAGTGTAGAAGAAGAATCTGTGTGTCAGTAATAGTATCTTAATCATATGCTGGGACCTCTGGACATCCTGGTTTTaagcagttatgttctgtgttaACCAGGCCTCTTGTTCCAATTTACAGATGATGCTTTCCTTACCTCCCTGCACCTACCAAGCTGGAGGTGCTTGTGTGAGGGACAGCAGCTATGCTGTCCTGCTTTCTAGACTGCAGAGTATTCCATGTTAGCTATCCCATTGGGAGT
This window harbors:
- the DENND4B gene encoding DENN domain-containing protein 4B isoform X1; amino-acid sequence: MAEERPPRLVDYFVIAGLAGNGAPIPEETWVPEPSGPLRPPRPAEPITDVAIVARALGEEVPQGYTCIQASVGGHPLELSAGLLGGTQPVICYRRGRDKPPLVELGVLYEGKEHLKPGFQVLDTTPYSHSANLAPPGPGHPRTYLTYRRAAEGAGLHALGITDLCLVLPSKGEGTPHTYCRLRRNLNPGMWGPAVYLCYKVGLAKANTLVYEAELLGRYPEEDNDAFPLPESVPVFCLPTGATVECWPAQTKYPVPVFSTFVLTGAAGDKVYGAALQFYEAFPKARLSERQARALGLLSAVERGRALGGRAVRSRRAIAVLSRWPAFQAFRAFLTFLYRYSVSGPHRLPLEAHISHFLHSVPFPSPQRPRILVQMSPYDNLLLCQPVSSPLPLSGASFLQLLQSLGPELAIILLLAVLTEHKLLVHSLRPDLLTSVCEALVSMIFPLHWQCPYIPLCPLVLADVLSAPVPFIVGIHSSYFDLHDPPADVICVDLDTNTLFQIEEKKPLSTRTLPRRPYKVLLATLTNLYQQLDQRLRQAMWVPVLTLRLPWLPAYTGPEEEASLEFLLTDYEAVCGRRARLEREVQGAFLRFMACLLKGYRDFLRPLTQAPSEGARDVDNLFFLQGFLKSRERSSHKLYSQLLRTQMFSQFIEECSFGSARHAALEFFDSCVDKVHPEQEKPEPTPLVELEELSGSELTVFITPPEEPPVPEGSESTPQYCYDGFPELRAELFESPREQPGALPVPGPSRSAPSSPAPRRTQQEMKVAQRMAQKSAAVPELWAQCLLGHCYGLWFLCLPAYVRSASSRVRALHTAYHVLRQMESRKVVLPDEVCYRVLMQLCSHYGQPVLSVRVMLEMRRAGIVPNTITYGYYNKAVLESKWPSGTPGGRLRWTKLRNVVLGAAQFRQPLRERRQQQQQVAREAGSSQTEPSLERPSPSRPLQRQTTWAGRSLRDPASPMGRLVKSGSLGSARGAQPTVEAGVAHMIEALGVLELRGSPVPWRDGSLSDLSLMGEEPAPEGSPGDSGSALSTQSTETLEGLSGRVPKAGGHQDEVSTPRRGLGARLQQLLTPSRRSPASRVPQTELPSELPHPAHRSPMDSLLRPRERPGSTASESSASLGSEWDLSESSLSSLSLRRSSERLTDTPGSFLPPSLEILLSSCSLCRACDSLVYDEEIMAGWAPDDSNLNTTCPFCACPFVPLLSVQTLDSRPSIPSPKPAFADASRSRDAPVPGGPGPVLSDRRLCLALEEPQLCNGHMGGASRQVEGGAWAYLSPLVLRKELESLVENEGSEVLALPELPAAHPIIFWNLLWYFQRLRLPSILPCLVLASCNGPPPPQTPSPWLTPDPASVQVRLLWDVLTPDPNSCPPLYVLWRVHSQIPQRVVWPGPVPASLSLALLESVLRHVGLNEVHKAVGLLLETLGPPPSGLHLQRGIYREILFLTMAALGRDHVDIVAFDKKYKSAFNKLASSMGKEELRQRRAQMPTPKAIDCRKCFGEPLEC